A window of Lagenorhynchus albirostris chromosome 11, mLagAlb1.1, whole genome shotgun sequence contains these coding sequences:
- the ANKRD33 gene encoding photoreceptor ankyrin repeat protein, giving the protein MVACYHGFQSVVALLSRCPFLDVNQQDKEGDTALMLAAQAGHVPLVSLLINYYAGLDLERRDQRGLTALMKAAMRDRSECVAALLMAGADLTAVDPVRGKTALEWAFLTDSFDTVQRIQQLLRRPQAEQLSHHYQPEWPALPGLVAQAQAQAAPSFLERLQATLSLPFAQSPQEGGVLDHLVTVTTSLASPFLTTACHTLCPDHPPALGTRSKSVLELLVEARAQVCRESKAVPSCLEIPGAQDGEEEAGGGQAGTEPGDEGIGRAGTR; this is encoded by the exons ATGGTCGCATGCTACCACGGCTTCCAAAGTGTTGTGGCCCTGCTCAGCCGCTGTCCTTTCCTGGATGTGAACCAGCAGGACAAAGAAGGAGACACAGCCCTCATGCTGGCTGCCCAAGCAG GCCATGTGCCTCTGGTGAGTCTCCTGATCAACTACTATGCTGGCCTTGACCTGGAGCGCCGGGACCAGCGGGGGCTAACTGCGCTGATGAAGGCCGCCATGCGGGACCGCTCCGAATGCGTGGCTGCCCTCCTCATGGCAG GTGCCGACCTGACTGCAGTGGATCCTGTCAGGGGCAAGACAGCCCTGGAGTGGGCATTTCTGACCGACAGCTTCGACACGGTGCAAAGGATCCAGCAGCTGCTGCGGCGGCCCCAAGCGGAGCAGCTCAGCCATCATTACCAGCCTGAGTGGCCAGCCTTGCCCGGGCTCGTGGCACAGGCCCAGGCTCAGGCCGCCCCGTCTTTCCTAGAACGACTTCAGGCCACCTTGAGCCTCCCCTTCGCGCAGTCTCCTCAGGAGGGGGGAGTCCTGGACCACCTTGTGACCGTCACGACCAGCCTGGCGAGTCCTTTCCTCACCACTGCCTGCCACACCCTGTGCCCTGACCACCCACCTGCACTGGGCACTCGAAGCAAGTCTGTGCTAGAGCTGCTAG TGGAAGCCAGAGCCCAGGTCTGCAGGGAATCGAAGGCTGTCCCTTCCTGTCTGGAGATACCAGGAGCtcaggatggagaggaggaggcaggaggaggccagGCTGGCACAGAGCCAGGGGACGAAGGGATAGGCCGGGCTGGGACTAGGTAA